A stretch of DNA from Halodesulfovibrio sp. MK-HDV:
GGCAGACGAGTTAACACCTGCACCGGAAATTTTTCTTGCAGGGCTTAGACGTTTGCGACCGCGATATAGTGTTGTCTTCGGATCAAAAGCTCTAAAAAGTTTTATGCCGGATTCCACACTGCGTCCGTATCTGTTTACTCAGTTTCTCGGACACAGAGTTATCGCGTTGCCGGATGTTGATTATCTCGTACGATCCCCAAACATGCTCGCACCGGTGATTGCATATCTGCGAACTACGATCCGATTGACAAAATAGTTGTGAGGATTTTTCCTCGGAAGGAAATTTCCTCTTATTTGCGATTATGTCGTGAAGTGTTCAACTGAAAATACTGATCGCGGCTTATTCATTATTTAGTCATGTATTATGAACTCCCTCTTCTTTTTTAAGAAGGGGGAGTTTTTTTTGGCGTGTTTCACGTGAAGCTTTTTTGTTATTTATAAAAAACAATTTATTTTTCTCTCATACTGGTATTATCTCGTAATAGAATTACTATTGAAATAGTTCTTAGGAATTATTCCTCTTTAGCTCCTATATAGGAGGTCAAAATGAGCCATTTGCGTTTTATTGCCATTATTAGCCTGTTTGCGGCGTTTTTTAGCCTTTTCGCAAACAAACACTCTATCTGCTGAAGAAAAATCGCCCATAGCGACCTCTCAAAATGAGCAAAATTCTACTGTGAAAGTTTTGCATTATTCAATTGAGGGTGGAATTGGGCCAGCACAGGTAGAGTTAACTGAAAGCGTTTTACGTCAAGCTGAAGCGGTAGGTGCTCAGTTTGTCGTGCTTCAGTTGGATACTCCGGGTGGTCTTGTGTCTTCCATGCGGGACATTGTAAAAGAAATGCTGAACTCATCCATTCCAGTTTTGGTTTGGGTTGGGCCTCGTGGTTCCCGTGCTGCTAGTGCCGGTGTCTTTATCGTTGCCGCTTCTTCGTTTGCAGGGATGGCTCCACAGACAACTATGGGGGCTGCGTCACCTGTTGATGTGGGAGGTAAAAATATTGACTCGACCATGAGTAAAAAAGTTGTGAATGATCTGGTCAGTCTTATTCGTACCGTAGCTGCAAGACAAAACAGAAATTTAAATTGGTACGAAGATGCCGTGCGGAGCAGTACGACAATCACAAGCGAACGGGCAGCTACTGCCAGGGTTGTGGAAGTGGTTGCACCATCCATACAGGATTTTCTTATACAAGCTGGCAAGCATGGAATTGTATCACTTGATGGCACCGTGCATTTTTCTCCAGCCCAATTAGAGATAGTCGAATACGAACCAACATTTCGATACAATGTGCTCTCTTGGCTCATTGATCCTCAGATTGCGTACCTGCTGCTTCTTGCAGGGGTTGCCTGTCTCTTTATCGAATTTACACACGCCGGAGCTATGATTCCGGGAATTATCGGCGCATTTTGCTTACTTCTTGGATTGTACGCCATGTCTATTCTTCCAACAAATATAGCAGGGCTTCTTCTTATCCTCTTCAGTAT
This window harbors:
- a CDS encoding nodulation protein NfeD, with protein sequence MKVLHYSIEGGIGPAQVELTESVLRQAEAVGAQFVVLQLDTPGGLVSSMRDIVKEMLNSSIPVLVWVGPRGSRAASAGVFIVAASSFAGMAPQTTMGAASPVDVGGKNIDSTMSKKVVNDLVSLIRTVAARQNRNLNWYEDAVRSSTTITSERAATARVVEVVAPSIQDFLIQAGKHGIVSLDGTVHFSPAQLEIVEYEPTFRYNVLSWLIDPQIAYLLLLAGVACLFIEFTHAGAMIPGIIGAFCLLLGLYAMSILPTNIAGLLLILFSIVLFALEITVTSYGLLSMGGVAALLIGSLILFPEEGGHMALPISLILGTTGSLAVIMGGTAYLAAKALRKKPASGVTTMIGEKAEVVSWKGTKGKVFIYGTLWSAQIEKEKYPDGIELENGSHVIVKSIDGLTVTIDIE